The sequence CAGGGGCGCGCCCTGGAGGCGCGTACCCGTGAGCGCTGGACGCTGACCGACAAGGGCCGCACCACCGAGCCGGCAAGCCTCGGGCGAGCCACCCGCCAGATCGCGTTGCTGGGACTGCTCGCCCAGCATCGTCATGGCCTGGTGCACAGCGCCATCACCGCCCAGGGCTTCACCCGCCAGCAACTGGAAACCCTGCGCGGCCGCGGCTACATCGAATCCCGCGAGGAGCCGGTGACCGGCGCCACGCCGGAGCAGGCCAGCAAGGGCGTGCTCGCCGAACCCAGCCTGGCCCTCAACGATGAGCAGTGTCGCGCCCTCTCACGTCTGCACGACGGCCTGAGTCAATTCTCACCCACGCTGCTGGAGGGCGTGACCGGCTCCGGCAAGACCGAGGTCTACCTGCAGCTGATCGAGGCGGTGCTGGACCGCGGCGGCCAGGCGCTGGTGCTGGTGCCCGAGATCGGCCTGACGCCCCAGACGCTGGAGCGCTTTCGCAGACGCTTCCGTGTGCCGCAGGTGATGCTGCACTCCGGCGTCAGCGATGGTGAACGCCTCGATGGCTTCGAAGCCGCCCGCAGCGGCCGGGCGCGCATCGTGATCGGTACCCGCTCCGCCATCTTCACGCCGATGGCCAGACTCGGCGTGATCATCGTCGACGAGGAACACGACGGCTCCTTCAAGCAACAGGACGGCCTGCGCTATCACGCTCGCGATCTGGCGCTGGTGCGCGGCAAGCAGGAAGGCATCCCCGTGGTGCTCGGCAGCGCCACGCCATCCCTTGAGAGCCTGCGCCATGCCCGCGAGGGGCGCTTCACGCATCTGCACCTGCATCAGCGCGCCGGACGCAGCCAGCCGGCCCGACTGCATCCGGTCGACCTACGCGGCCGCATGACGCTAGGCGGTCTCTCGACCCAGAGTCTGGAAACGATCGAGAAGCGCCTCGCCCAGGGCGATCAGGTGCTGGTATTCATCAATCGACGCGGCTTCGCGCCGACCCTGACCTGCCATGCCTGCGGCTGGATCGCCGAATGCGACAACTGCGATGCCCGCATGACCCTGCATCGCCATCCGCCCCAGCTGACCTGCCACCACTGCGAGCGCACCCGCCCGCTGCCGGACGCCTGCCCGGCCTGTGGCAGTGGCGACGTTCGCCCGCAGGGCGCAGGCACCGAGCGTACCGAAGAGCTGCTCGGCGAGAAATTCCCCGACATGCCGGTGCTGCGCATCGACCGCGACAGCACCCAGCGCAAGGACGCCATGAGCGAGGCGCTGGCGGTGATCCGGCGCGGTGAGCCCTGCCTGCTGGTCGGCACACAGATGCTGGCCAAGGGCCACCACTTTCCTCACGTCACCCTGGTGGTGGTAGTCAACGCCGACAGCGGCCTCTACGCCGCCGACTTTCGCGCGCTGGAGCAGTCCGCGCAGCTGCTGGTGCAGGTCGCGGGTCGCGCCGGACGTGCCGAGCGTCCCGGCGAGGTATTGATCCAGACCCGCCACCCGGAAGACCCCAACCTGCTGACACTGATCCAGGCCGGCTACCCGCAGCTGGCGGGAGAGTTGCTCGAGGAACGTCGCATCGCCCAGCTGCCGCCCTTCAGCCATCTGGCGCTGCTGCGCGCCGAGGCCAGCGACCAGCAGCAGGTCGAGCAGTGGCTATTGAAGGTGGGTAGCGCCCTGCGCCAGCACCTCGAGGCTGCCAATCTCAAGGTGGATTGCCTCGGCCCGGTTCCCGCGCCGATGGAGCGTCGCCAGAATCGCTATCACGCCCAATTGCTGTTGCGTTGTGCGAAACGCGGCCCATTGCATGAAGCGGCGGCCTGGCTGGTGACGCTCTGCGAGCAGGACCGCGACGCGCGCCGCCTGCGCTGGTCGCTGGATGTCGATCCCATCGGCATGGCCTGAGCTCATTGCCAGCGGCGTGACAGCCCTGCACGCCGCTTGCGATGAACTGACCACTATCCCTGCTGGGCGCGGAATGCGGCGCGATTGATCACGACGGTTTATGCAAGCCCCAGGATCGGTGATAATGCCCGCCATCGTGCAGCGACATCCGCACTCCCCCATTGCCCGCAGGCCTGATGCCTGCAACCGCCTGCTGTATGGCACGCGGTGCGACCCGAGCCGTGAAGAGACCGATATTCCATGAAAGAGACGATCATCGAACTGCTGGGCCAGGCCCTGGAAACCCTCAAGGCCGACGGCACCCTGCCCGCCGACGCCAGCCCGCAGATCAAGGTCGACCCGACCAAGGACAAGAGCCACGGCGACTACGCCAGCAATCTGGCGATGATGACGTCCAAGGCCGCCGGCATGAAGCCGCGCGATCTGGCCGAGAAGCTGATCGCGGCGCTGCCGGCCTCCGATGCCGTCTCCAAGGTCGAGATCGCCGGCCCCGGCTTCCTGAACTTCTTCGCTGACACTGGTGCGGTAGCCGACATCGTGCGTCGCATCTTCAGCGAAAACGACAGCTTCGGTCACAGCGATGCGGGCGCCGGCGAGAAGGTCCAGGTCGAGTTCGTCTCCGCCAACCCGACCGGCCCGCTGCACGTCGGCCACGGCCGCGGCGCCGCGGTCGGCGACGTGCTGTGCCGACTGCTGGCCGCCACCGGCCACGATGTCACGCGCGAGTTCTACTACAACGACGCCGGCGCCCAGATCAACAATCTGGCACTCTCCGTCCAGGCACGCGCCAAGGGCCTGGGCCCGGACGACGCCAGCTGGCCGGCCGATGGCTACCGCGGTGACTACATCAGCGAACTGGCCGCCTCCTACATGGCCGGCGACACCGTCGAAGCCGATGGCAAGCAGGTCACCGGCGCCGCGGATACCGATGACCTGGAGGCCATCCGCGTCTTCGCCGTCGCCTACCTGCGTCACGAGCAGGACCTCGACCTCAAGGCCTTTGGTGTCGAATTCGATGTCTACTTCCTCGAGTCCTCGCTCTACCGCGACGGCAAGGTCGAGGAGACCGTCAAGCGTCTGGTCGACAACGGCTATACCTACGAAGACGATGGCGCCATGTGGCTGCGTACCACCGACTTCGGTGACGACAAGGACCGCGTGATGCGCAAGCGTGACGGCGGCTACACCTACTTCCTGCCCGATGTCGCCTACCACCTCGACAAGTGGCAGCGAGGCTTCACCCAGGTCATCAACGAGCAGGGTGCCGACCACCACTCCACCGTGACCCGCGTGCGTGCCGGTCTGCAGGCTCTGCAGGCGGACATTCCCAAGGGCTGGCCGGACTATGTGCTGCACCAGATGGTCACCGTGATGCGCTCCGGCGAGGAAGTGAAGCTCTCCAAGCGTGCCGGTAGCTACGTGACCCTGCGCGACCTGATCGAGGAAGTCGGCCGCGACGCGACCCGCTACTTCCTGGCCGCACGTCGCGCCGACTCCCAGCTGACCTTCGACATCGATCTGGCCCGTTCCCAGTCCAATGACAACCCGGTCTACTACATCCAGTACGCTCACGCCCGCGTGCATAGCGTGCTGCGCAAGGCCAGCCGCGAAGAGAAGCCCTTCGACGAGGCCCTGGCCATGGCGCAGCTCACCCTGCTGACCAGCGATCAGGAAAAGGCCGTGATGAACCGCATGGCGCAGTTCCCGGATGTCATCGCCCACGCCGCCAAGGTCCGCGAGCCGCAGCAGCTCGCCCAGTACCTGCAGGACCTCTCCTCCGACTTCCATACCTGCTACAACGCGGTGAAGGTGATGGTCGAGGACGACGCGACCCGCAATGCGCGCATGGCGCTGGGTCTGGCGACCGCTCAGGTCATCCGCAACGGCCTGGCCCTGCTGGGTGTCAGCGCTCCCGAGGAGATGTAAGCCATGGCTGCTCGCCGCCCCGCCAGCAAGAAGCCCGCCTCCCGCCAGGGGGCGAGCCCCCGTCGGCAACCCGCTGCCAGCCAGAGTCGTGGTCTGCCCGGCTGGCTGTGGGGCATCATCGGTCTGATCGCCGGCTTCGCTCTCGCGCAGTACTTCGAGAAACAGGCTCCGCGTCTGCCGGTCGCGGCCATCGTGCCCAAGGCCAACACTCAGCAGAGCGGGCAGCAGAACGGACAACAGAACGGGCAGCAGGCCGCCAAACAGGGCAACCAGCAGCAGAGGGAAGCCGCCGAAGAGTCCGCCGGCAACATGCCGACCTTCGAGTTCTACACCCTGCTGCCGGAAACCGAGGTGATCGCGCCCAAGGTGGATGAGTACAAATCCACGCCGCGTCCGGGCAGCGCCGAGAGCACCAAGAAGACCGAGGCCTCGCTGACCAACTACATGTTGCAGGCCGCGTCCTTCCGCGAGATGAGCGATGCCAGGAAGCTGGCCGGCAAGCTCAAGGACCTTGGCCTGCTGGCCAAGGTCAGTGATGTCAATGCCTCCGGCGGCACTGTCTGGCACCGGGTGCAGGTCGGCCCCTACAAGGACACCCGCGAGCTCAATCGCGCCCAGGACCTGATGAACACCCAGGGCATCGAGCCCCTGTTGATCAAGCTGCAGTAAGCCAGGCGTGAGCCTTGCGACAGACGGGCCCGCTCATTTTTGAGCGGGCCCGTTGCATGAGGGCGCAGACCAGGGCCGATCGCAATCAACGCTGAGTCGCCGATGACTTGAAACCCGTATCGGCGCCCCCATCTACAGCATTCCGGTGAGACATCAGGCCCGCGTGCCGCCCATCAGGCGGTGCAGGAGCGCGGCAAGCAGTGGCAAGCGCCAGACTGACGATCACCACCCGTTTTACGCGACGAGGCCACGGCCTCGTCTGCCCAGAAATGCCATGCCCGGCCCCGTTCACCTTATTCCAATCGCCGGCATGCTCTCTCAGGAGTTATCCATGACCACGATCGTCTCCGTGCGTCGCAACGGCCAGGTCGCCCTGGCTGGTGACGGCCAGGTATCCCTTGGCAACACTGTCATGAAAGGCAACGCCGCCAAGGTGCGTCGTCTGTATCGCAACCAGGTACTGGCCGGCTTCGCCGGCGGTACCGCCGATGCCTTCACGCTGTTCGAACGCTTCGAAGCGCAGCTCGAGAAGTATCAGGGCCAGCTGGTGAAGTCCGCCGTGGAGCTTGCCAAGGAGTGGCGCTCAGACCGCGCTCTGCGCAAACTTGAGGCCATGCTGGTGGTCGCCGACAAGCATGCCTCCCTGATCATCACCGGCAATGGTGACGTGGTCGAGCCCGAGCACGGCGTGCTGGCCATCGGCTCCGGCGGCAACTACGCCGAGGCCGCCGCGCGTGCCCTGATCGAGAATACCGAGCTTTCCGCCCGCGAGATCACCGAGAAGTCCATCTCCATCGCGGCCGACATCTGCGTCTTCACCAACCACAATGCCATCATCGAGGAGCTGTCCTGAGATGTCCCAGATGACCCCGAAGGAAATCGTCAACGCCCTCGACCAGCACATCGTCGGCCAGCCGGAAGCCAAGCGTGCCGTGGCCGTCGCCATGCGCAACCGCTGGCGCCGCATGCAACTCAATGACGACCTGCGTCCGGAAGTCACGCCGAAGAACATCCTGATGATCGGCCCGACCGGTGTCGGCAAGACCGAGATCGCCCGTCGTCTGGCCAAGCTGGCCGGTGCGCCCTTCCTCAAGATCGAGGCGACCAAGTTCACCGAGGTCGGCTACGTCGGCCGTGACGTGGAATCCATCATCCGCGACCTGGTCGAGGTCGCGATGAAGCTGGTACGCGAAGATGCCATGAAGGAAGTGCGCGACAAGGCCGAAGATGCCGCCGAAGAGCGCATCCTCGACGCCCTGCTGCCGCGTGTGCGTGGCGAAGAGTACGACGCTGCCGCCAACAACAGCAGCACGCGCCAGATGTTCCGCAAGAAGCTGCGCGAAGGTCAGCTGGATGACAAGGAAATCGACATCGAGCTGAGCCCGGCCAGCCAGAGTCTCGATTTCGCCACCCCGCCGGGGATGGAAGAGATGACCAGCCAGCTGCAGTCCATGTTCTCCAACATGGGCAAGCAGCAGAAAGAGAGCCGTCGCATCACCGTCAAGGAAGCGCTCAAGCTGGTTCACGAGGAAGAAGCGGCCAGAATGGTCAGCGATGAAGACCTCAAGAGCCGTGCCATCGAGGCCGTCGAACAGAACGGCATCGTCTTCCTCGACGAGATCGACAAGGTCGCCAAGCGTGGCGAATCCGGCAGTGGCGGCGATGTGTCCCGCGAAGGCGTGCAGCGCGATCTGCTGCCGCTGATCGAGGGCTCCACCGTGTCCACCAAGCACGGCATGGTCAAGACCGACCACATCCTGTTCATCGCCTCCGGTGCCTTCCACCTGTCCAAGCCGTCGGACATGATTCCGGAGCTGCAGGGCCGTCTGCCGATCCGTGTCGAGCTCAACGCCCTGACGCCGGAAGACTTCAAGCGCATCCTGACCGAGCCGTCCGCCGCCCTGATCCGTCAGTACAAGGCCTTGCTGGCGACCGAAGGCGTCGAGCTGAGCTTCGCGGACGATGCCATCGAGCGCATCGCCCAGATCGCCTATCAGGTCAACGAAGGCACCGAGAACATCGGCGCGCGTCGTCTGCACACCGTGATGGAGCGCCTGCTGGAAGAGATTTCCTACGAGGGCGGTGATCAGGCCGGCGAGCTCAAGGTCGATGCCGCCTATGTCGATGCCCGCCTGGGTGATCTGGCGCGTGATGAAGACCTGTCGCGCTACATCCTCTGACGACACGCTCACGCGCCTGACAGCCCCTCATGGAAGCCAGTCCCGTTCCTGAGGGGACTTCTGACGCCCGATCCGGCTTGGCCCGGATCGGGCGTCAGTGCATCATGCGCACCAGACACATCGACCGGCCAAGCGCCGCGCTCGACGCCTATCTGCCTTCGCCATGCCGCCCTGCGCCACCGCGCGGCATGCCAAGCCCGAGGATGCCCCGATGAGCCACGACACCCCCAGGAATGCCGCCGCGTCCCACGACGCTGATCCCAGCGGCCAGCAACGCGACTACCGCCTCAACGAGCGCCATGCCCGCGATGGCGAAGAGGCCCCGGTACCGACACGAGTGCACTACCACAAGTCACAGCGCGAACTGGAACTGGGCTACGCCGATGGCCAGAGCTTCCGCCTGAGCACCGAATTCCTGCGCGTGATGTCGCCGTCGGCGGAAGTGCGTGGCCACGGTGTCGGCCAGGAAACCCTGCAGGTCGGCATGCGCTACGTCGGGCTGACCAACATCACCCAGAGCGGCCGCTACGCGCTGAAGCTGCACTTCGATGATGGCCATGACAGCGGCCTGTATACCTGGGAATACCTGTGGGAACTGGCCAATCGCCGCGACGCCATGTGGGCCTACTACCTGCGTCAGCTAGAAGAGGCCGGCGCCTCGCGCGAACCACTGGGCATTCCGCTCAACCAGCTGTAAGCCACTGATGTCACTGGCGCGGCAAGATGTCCGAGTCGACGTCTTGCCAAAAGACAGCCCGCTGGCCAGCGGTTACAATCGAGCCACTGCGAAAGCTCACCATATCGTGCTGACGTCGCCACGGCGGCGTCACAACAGGGGAAGTCATGGACAAGCGTACGACTCACTTCGGTTATCAGGAAGTTGCCGTGGACGAGAAGGCAGGCCGCGTCGCGGATGTCTTCCACAGTGTCGCCGCCAAGTACGACGTGATGAATGACCTGATGTCGTTCGGCATCCACCGTCTGTGGAAGCGCATCACCCTGGAGCGTGCCGGCGCCCGTCCCGGCCAATCGGTGCTGGACATCGCCGGCGGCACCGGTGACCTGACGCTGAAGTTCTCGCGTCTGGTCGGCCCGAAAGGCCGCGTGGTGCTGGCCGACATCAACGCCTCGATGCTCAACGTCGGTCGCGACAAGCTGCTCGACCGTGGCGTCGGTGGCAATGTCGAATACGTACAGGCCAATGCCGAAGCCCTGCCCTTCCCGGACAACACCTTCGACATCATCACCATCGCCTTCGGGCTGCGCAACGTCACCGATCAGGCCAAGGCCCTGCGCTCCATGCAGCGCATCCT comes from bacterium Scap17 and encodes:
- a CDS encoding arginine--tRNA ligase yields the protein MKETIIELLGQALETLKADGTLPADASPQIKVDPTKDKSHGDYASNLAMMTSKAAGMKPRDLAEKLIAALPASDAVSKVEIAGPGFLNFFADTGAVADIVRRIFSENDSFGHSDAGAGEKVQVEFVSANPTGPLHVGHGRGAAVGDVLCRLLAATGHDVTREFYYNDAGAQINNLALSVQARAKGLGPDDASWPADGYRGDYISELAASYMAGDTVEADGKQVTGAADTDDLEAIRVFAVAYLRHEQDLDLKAFGVEFDVYFLESSLYRDGKVEETVKRLVDNGYTYEDDGAMWLRTTDFGDDKDRVMRKRDGGYTYFLPDVAYHLDKWQRGFTQVINEQGADHHSTVTRVRAGLQALQADIPKGWPDYVLHQMVTVMRSGEEVKLSKRAGSYVTLRDLIEEVGRDATRYFLAARRADSQLTFDIDLARSQSNDNPVYYIQYAHARVHSVLRKASREEKPFDEALAMAQLTLLTSDQEKAVMNRMAQFPDVIAHAAKVREPQQLAQYLQDLSSDFHTCYNAVKVMVEDDATRNARMALGLATAQVIRNGLALLGVSAPEEM
- a CDS encoding DUF971 domain-containing protein, with amino-acid sequence MSHDTPRNAAASHDADPSGQQRDYRLNERHARDGEEAPVPTRVHYHKSQRELELGYADGQSFRLSTEFLRVMSPSAEVRGHGVGQETLQVGMRYVGLTNITQSGRYALKLHFDDGHDSGLYTWEYLWELANRRDAMWAYYLRQLEEAGASREPLGIPLNQL
- the hslU gene encoding ATP-dependent protease ATPase subunit HslU encodes the protein MSQMTPKEIVNALDQHIVGQPEAKRAVAVAMRNRWRRMQLNDDLRPEVTPKNILMIGPTGVGKTEIARRLAKLAGAPFLKIEATKFTEVGYVGRDVESIIRDLVEVAMKLVREDAMKEVRDKAEDAAEERILDALLPRVRGEEYDAAANNSSTRQMFRKKLREGQLDDKEIDIELSPASQSLDFATPPGMEEMTSQLQSMFSNMGKQQKESRRITVKEALKLVHEEEAARMVSDEDLKSRAIEAVEQNGIVFLDEIDKVAKRGESGSGGDVSREGVQRDLLPLIEGSTVSTKHGMVKTDHILFIASGAFHLSKPSDMIPELQGRLPIRVELNALTPEDFKRILTEPSAALIRQYKALLATEGVELSFADDAIERIAQIAYQVNEGTENIGARRLHTVMERLLEEISYEGGDQAGELKVDAAYVDARLGDLARDEDLSRYIL
- a CDS encoding sporulation-like protein; translated protein: MAARRPASKKPASRQGASPRRQPAASQSRGLPGWLWGIIGLIAGFALAQYFEKQAPRLPVAAIVPKANTQQSGQQNGQQNGQQAAKQGNQQQREAAEESAGNMPTFEFYTLLPETEVIAPKVDEYKSTPRPGSAESTKKTEASLTNYMLQAASFREMSDARKLAGKLKDLGLLAKVSDVNASGGTVWHRVQVGPYKDTRELNRAQDLMNTQGIEPLLIKLQ
- a CDS encoding primosomal protein N' — translated: MPGPVLGIAIPGPLRDLFDYLPSRQPPRHGWQVGLRVRVEFGRRQLVGVIAELRSDSSFPIDKLKPVSEIIDDEPLPADWLWICQFTARYYQHSLGDTFAQAMPSLLRQGRALEARTRERWTLTDKGRTTEPASLGRATRQIALLGLLAQHRHGLVHSAITAQGFTRQQLETLRGRGYIESREEPVTGATPEQASKGVLAEPSLALNDEQCRALSRLHDGLSQFSPTLLEGVTGSGKTEVYLQLIEAVLDRGGQALVLVPEIGLTPQTLERFRRRFRVPQVMLHSGVSDGERLDGFEAARSGRARIVIGTRSAIFTPMARLGVIIVDEEHDGSFKQQDGLRYHARDLALVRGKQEGIPVVLGSATPSLESLRHAREGRFTHLHLHQRAGRSQPARLHPVDLRGRMTLGGLSTQSLETIEKRLAQGDQVLVFINRRGFAPTLTCHACGWIAECDNCDARMTLHRHPPQLTCHHCERTRPLPDACPACGSGDVRPQGAGTERTEELLGEKFPDMPVLRIDRDSTQRKDAMSEALAVIRRGEPCLLVGTQMLAKGHHFPHVTLVVVVNADSGLYAADFRALEQSAQLLVQVAGRAGRAERPGEVLIQTRHPEDPNLLTLIQAGYPQLAGELLEERRIAQLPPFSHLALLRAEASDQQQVEQWLLKVGSALRQHLEAANLKVDCLGPVPAPMERRQNRYHAQLLLRCAKRGPLHEAAAWLVTLCEQDRDARRLRWSLDVDPIGMA
- the hslV gene encoding ATP-dependent protease subunit HslV produces the protein MTTIVSVRRNGQVALAGDGQVSLGNTVMKGNAAKVRRLYRNQVLAGFAGGTADAFTLFERFEAQLEKYQGQLVKSAVELAKEWRSDRALRKLEAMLVVADKHASLIITGNGDVVEPEHGVLAIGSGGNYAEAAARALIENTELSAREITEKSISIAADICVFTNHNAIIEELS
- the ubiE gene encoding bifunctional demethylmenaquinone methyltransferase/2-methoxy-6-polyprenyl-1,4-benzoquinol methylase UbiE; the encoded protein is MDKRTTHFGYQEVAVDEKAGRVADVFHSVAAKYDVMNDLMSFGIHRLWKRITLERAGARPGQSVLDIAGGTGDLTLKFSRLVGPKGRVVLADINASMLNVGRDKLLDRGVGGNVEYVQANAEALPFPDNTFDIITIAFGLRNVTDQAKALRSMQRILKPGGRLLVLEFSKPVNPLLSTAYDQYSFRLLPKMGEMVAGDADSYRYLAESIRMHPDQKTLAGMMEEAGLERVEYTNLTGGIVALHRGIKL